Proteins found in one Aethina tumida isolate Nest 87 chromosome 1, icAetTumi1.1, whole genome shotgun sequence genomic segment:
- the LOC109598225 gene encoding protein starmaker-like isoform X1 produces MDPDISVSDSSSNKEDMLTVSDGGSDNDEMDICDEDINSKSDTEMDPALPENWDSQNKDVESELASITPTTLQKPRRIKQKIVLLHGQRFTLFDESDTDEPESQKEDVKYQANNEVHTDKDEIGNKGDLAKTTDSDHDQVYVISDESDTEMEESLSQKGDVKYQVNNEVHTDKDEIDNQGDLSKTTDSDHDQVYVISDESDIEMEPPKESVSQIEGVTYQTNNEIHFGQYETGKDKKNSMSKTFFNHDQVYIISDESDTEMEESLSQKENVKYQANNEVHTDKDEIDNKGDLPKATDSDHDQVYVISDESDMEMGPPKESVNQIEGVTYQTNNEIVFGQYEIAKIKSKPMLESFGFKQGQIYIVSDESDTEMDPSKQSASHLEDVKSKTDNVHTDKHESDNECKRDKRKQRLDFTVPLDPILKIPIKHPLRSSVCNHVFERHSIKNHIKIMKLKNKPAWCPYIGCQTQFSSKRDLVKDRKLKKKIAKYTAQLEKH; encoded by the exons ATGGATCCAGACATTTCTGTATCAGATTCATCAAGCAACAAGGAGGATATGCTAACCGTAAGCGATGGCGGATCTGATAACGACGAAATGGACATTTGTGATGAGGacataaattcaaaatctGACACTGAAATGGATCCAGCCCTTCCAGAAAACTGGGACAGTCAAAATAAGGATGTGGAATCT GAACTGGCCTCAATTACTCCAACTACTCTACAAAAGCCGCGTCGCATTAAACAGAAGATAGTATTATTACACGGTCAACGCTTCACTTTATTTGACGAATCCGATACAGATGAGCCAGAGAGTCAAAAAGAAGACGTGAAATACCAGGCCAATAACGAAGTCCACACtgacaaggatgagattggtAACAAAGGAGACTTGGCTAAGACGACAGATTCTGATCATGACCAAGTCTACGTTATTAGTGACGAATCTGATACAGAAATGGAAGAGTCTCTGAGTCAAAAAGGAGACGTGAAATACCAGGTCAATAACGAAGTCCACACTGACAAAGATGAGATTGATAACCAAGGAGACTTGTCTAAGACAACAGATTCTGATCATGACCAAGTCTACGTTATTAGTGACGAATCTGATATAGAAATGGAGCCTCCAAAAGAGTCTGTGAGTCAAATAGAAGGCGTAACATACCAGACCAATAACGAAATCCACTTTGGCCAGTATGAAACtggtaaagataaaaaaaactcgatgtctaaaactttttttaaccaTGACcaagtttatattattagtgaCGAATCTGATACAGAAATGGAAGAGTCTCTGAGTCAAAAAGAAAACGTGAAATACCAGGCCAATAACGAAGTCCACACTGACAAAGATGAGATTGATAACAAAGGAGACTTGCCTAAGGCAACAGATTCTGATCATGACCAAGTCTACGTTATTAGTGATGAATCTGATATGGAAATGGGACCTCCAAAAGAGTCTGTGAATCAAATAGAAGGCGTAACATACCAGACCAATAACGAAATCGTCTTTGGCCAGTATGAAATTGCTAAGATTAAATCAAAGCCGATGCTGGAAAGCTTTGGTTTTAAACAAGgccaaatttatattgttagtGATGAATCTGATACTGAAATGGACCCTTCAAAACAGTCTGCGAGTCATTTAGAAGACGTGAAATCTAAGACCGATAACGTCCACACTGACAAGCATGAAAGTGATAACGAATGTAAACGAGACAAGCGTAAACAACGTTTAGATTTTACTGTTCCACTTGATCCGATATTGAAGATACCTATTAAACATCCGCTAAGAAGCTCCGTATGCAATCATGTGTTTGAGCGCCATTCAATTAAGAACCACATTAAAATCATGAAGCTCAAAAATAAACCAGCGTGGTGCCCATACATTGGATGTCAGACACAATTCTCTTCAAAGAGGGATTTGGTCAAAgatagaaaattaaagaagaaaatcGCCAAGTATACGGCTCAGTTAGAAAAACATTAG
- the LOC109598225 gene encoding protein starmaker-like isoform X2 yields the protein MDPDISVSDSSSNKEDMLTVSDGGSDNDEMDICDEDINSKSDTEMDPALPENWDSQNKDVESVSDKDSYKGENNHNINYEELASITPTTLQKPRRIKQKIVLLHGQRFTLFDESDTDEPESQKEDVKYQANNEVHTDKDEIGNKGDLAKTTDSDHDQVYVISDESDTEMEESLSQKGDVKYQANNEVHTDKDEIDNKGDLPKATDSDHDQVYVISDESDMEMGPPKESVNQIEGVTYQTNNEIVFGQYEIAKIKSKPMLESFGFKQGQIYIVSDESDTEMDPSKQSASHLEDVKSKTDNVHTDKHESDNECKRDKRKQRLDFTVPLDPILKIPIKHPLRSSVCNHVFERHSIKNHIKIMKLKNKPAWCPYIGCQTQFSSKRDLVKDRKLKKKIAKYTAQLEKH from the exons ATGGATCCAGACATTTCTGTATCAGATTCATCAAGCAACAAGGAGGATATGCTAACCGTAAGCGATGGCGGATCTGATAACGACGAAATGGACATTTGTGATGAGGacataaattcaaaatctGACACTGAAATGGATCCAGCCCTTCCAGAAAACTGGGACAGTCAAAATAAGGATGTGGAATCTGTAAGTGATAAGGATTCTTATAAAGgagaaaataatcataacataaattatgagGAACTGGCCTCAATTACTCCAACTACTCTACAAAAGCCGCGTCGCATTAAACAGAAGATAGTATTATTACACGGTCAACGCTTCACTTTATTTGACGAATCCGATACAGATGAGCCAGAGAGTCAAAAAGAAGACGTGAAATACCAGGCCAATAACGAAGTCCACACtgacaaggatgagattggtAACAAAGGAGACTTGGCTAAGACGACAGATTCTGATCATGACCAAGTCTACGTTATTAGTGACGAATCTGATACAGAAATGGAAGAGTCTCTGAGTCAAAAAGGAGACGTGAAATACCAG GCCAATAACGAAGTCCACACTGACAAAGATGAGATTGATAACAAAGGAGACTTGCCTAAGGCAACAGATTCTGATCATGACCAAGTCTACGTTATTAGTGATGAATCTGATATGGAAATGGGACCTCCAAAAGAGTCTGTGAATCAAATAGAAGGCGTAACATACCAGACCAATAACGAAATCGTCTTTGGCCAGTATGAAATTGCTAAGATTAAATCAAAGCCGATGCTGGAAAGCTTTGGTTTTAAACAAGgccaaatttatattgttagtGATGAATCTGATACTGAAATGGACCCTTCAAAACAGTCTGCGAGTCATTTAGAAGACGTGAAATCTAAGACCGATAACGTCCACACTGACAAGCATGAAAGTGATAACGAATGTAAACGAGACAAGCGTAAACAACGTTTAGATTTTACTGTTCCACTTGATCCGATATTGAAGATACCTATTAAACATCCGCTAAGAAGCTCCGTATGCAATCATGTGTTTGAGCGCCATTCAATTAAGAACCACATTAAAATCATGAAGCTCAAAAATAAACCAGCGTGGTGCCCATACATTGGATGTCAGACACAATTCTCTTCAAAGAGGGATTTGGTCAAAgatagaaaattaaagaagaaaatcGCCAAGTATACGGCTCAGTTAGAAAAACATTAG